tatttatctactacACTTCTATTAAAGCTAATTTTCACAAGCCTATGCCATTCATTggtaattatataatcattcaTATAGGagtacatatttgtttttttaagttttaattttaagatatcTGAGCATGGAGTAATTCataatgcaaaattatattcaattcaatTGGTCATtcttagattattttaaaattagaacaaaatggtgtaccaaattatttttttaatacaagcataaatatattgatataacttttttttatcataataatactgggggaattttttgtatgatatattttatattatttaaatgattaattttataaatatctcaataaaatattttttctttcagtccACCGATTGCATCAATGAAGCTGTTTCCAAACTTGCAGAAGCAATACATAACTTGGACGACAAGTAATGtgccttaaatttttattttgtaccatttttaaacaaaaatactaatatattatgtactttttctGCATTCTAGGCATAAACAACAAATGCAAGAAATGGAAAGAAGAATGGATCAGTTAAAACAGGATTATCGCAATGAAAGggataaattaaatgataaactcATCAGGACAGTTGAACTTTTAGGGTCCAGTCGCAATAGAGATCAACAGCAGTTGctgcagcagcagcagcagcaacaACAGTTACAGCAGCAACAACAACAGTTACAACAGCAGCAGCAACAACATTTTCAAGatcagcaacaacaacaacattttcAAGATCAGcaacaacaacataaatttcCGCAACACGGCGGCATATCCCAAGCATCTTCGCAACAGCCACCGCACATGATACAGCAATATTCACTTTCCcagcagcaacaacaacaacaacaacaccaTGTGGTCTCATCTAATTCTCAGAATGCTTCTTCATTACAACTTCAGAGTAGCGACTCATTTAATCCCTCCCCATCACCCGTTCTTAGTAATCCTTCGAGAAAACAATgaattctaattattattactcttatcattattattattatttggtagaactcttttattacataattattattattactattattaattagcATTGTCAGATTACTCGAATTTGTGATACTATTCCGACAGGCAGTAAAAAAGTATGTAAGAATTCTGTGCAAAAGTATTGATTCATACTGTCGATCGACTCCATATAGAGAAGAGTTATGGTAAATGATGAGAATGTGTTTTcgcaaataagaaatatttaaataatatatcattattcatcaagtacatatatgaaaataataataatcacacCGCTCGCCGCACtctaatatttgcatttatggTTGTCTTATCTTACTATACAAAATCTTTTATTAAGAGAATATACCCTTAAGATTATCATTTCATTCATTCCCAGACTTACAAACTTACAGCACATACATAATCATTAGTATATATTACTGAATAGGGTACATAGTTATCCGTGGAATCACTGCAGCGTACTGGGCGCTTAGAGCAATATGCATTCAGTCTGGGTTCTATGACTGTCCTTGTATTTGGAACAATATTCTTCAATAACGTTAAGTTATCCTTCGTGTCAGTGATGTTAAACTCAGTGAAAATGAGCGGTGCTCCACCAGGTCGAATCATGTATGGAAGAGATTCTCTCCAGCTTGGATAAAATTTGAATCCACAATCCAGGGCTATCACTGCATCGGGTTCAATAAAGCTATTCTTTTTGATGTAGTCATGATACAATGTATTGGCTTCGAAGCGGTAGTTTATTTTCAGACCTTTTCGTTCATCTATTTGTAATCCTTTTCCTTTGTAACTAAAGAGTTTGGGAAACTCCATTCTCTCACATTCGTCGCCAATGAATATGATATCGAGAGAGTTGAGCTTTGGCAACCTCGAGGCAATAACTTCCCAACCAGACAAATGTCTTATTTCTGCAATTCGACTTCCTACCAAATGTAGTGTCAAGTGTTCCATTTGTTCAACTGCCTGGGATTTTGTACCTGTTTCTTCAAGCGCATGTAGAACTGTGAGGGGGCAAGTGTAGAGAAATGTAAGATAGCGGAGCTCTGAATCCCTGTATCCTGGAAGTTTTTGTGACACTAAAGATGATATGTCAtctgaaaaaaacttttcaatatcATTTGGAAGGGGTTTCCAAGACTTTGTCTCAACATAAGGAGAATAATTCTGAACTTGATGCCCTACAGTGACTTCGAACTTATGATCGTCTAATGCTGTACGAAGGGACTGGCAATGTTCCTCGTGAGATACCTTCCCCGCATCAACATGAGCATTACAGAAGGCAACACaataacatttttgacaattaacAAGCTTGTCTTGTTCGTATGATCCACATTTAATGCATCTTCGGGGATGATTCACCATATCTATTTCGTATTGATTTAAAGCCCTATCAAGCCCTTTTCTGAgttcttttgaaaaagaatcTTTGTCTGAAAATTCTGCAAGCCAATGTTGCTTACCATTCCTAAAAGAAAGattatattggattttttaaaaataattttatcatagaaaattttaaaaataattttatcatagaaaattttaaaaatatatatattctacctTAGGGTAGTGAGAACCTTGCATAACTTTTTATGATTAGACCAATCCTCTTTCTGTTCCTCCTTACCGATATAACCAACAATTTTGCAGCCTGAACACCATTTCATATTACCGAGAGTGGAGGAAATTGGGCACATCCCGAACCAGTATCTTTTTTGAGGCTCTTGTGACATTGCAATAGTCGTGGTTTTCCCATTAGGTAGGTCTACTACCATTCTTCGCATTTTTGTCCACactatgtcaaaaaaatagattaaatataatttggaatCAAAATGATCTTACTTGACTCTTGATCGTATTTCCCAGTATCTATTTCCCAATCCTCGACTTGCTCCATAATAATCAGttctaaatgaattaaatgtttttccTCAGTAAGAAGATCCTTCGTGATTTTATCCAATAAATCTGGATGATCAAATACTTCATGCATAAATTCCATGTAAGAGTTGTGATATTGATCAATTTCACAGCTCACTTCCTGTATAAggattaataacaaatatataatgggtacctatatatatttatatttaaagtacaaatatcccatacttacatataattttaaacgaaTATCCATCAAGTCTTGATATGCTGCTTCATTCTCTGCTGTCTTTGAAGAATTAAAAGGGCTTTTCTGtagatattttgatattgaatcAAATTCCACGATTTCTTTTTTCGCTAATTTGAGCCAACTTGAGGCTACTCGAACAATCAAATCTTGAAATCCTTCAAAATTCATCTTAATATCTGATTCACTATTTGTATGATGAATTTGTTACAcaatctgaatttttttccccttgtaTTACAAAGATTTAGACAAATACGAAAAGAGCTTGGGtatatgaaaatactaaaatgtcgtattttatttataaataggtgaaggtatgtacaatatatatattgagaaacAAGCACATGTGTCATGTAGCGGGAGGGTTGTGAGCTTTCTATCACCCCTTCGAGAACTATCTTGAAGCTTTCTTCCTAGAATTCccattatttaatcaaacaaCGTATGAGCATGGTGAACAGACTGAATGAACACATAACAAATCTACAACACAATATCATTCGTCTTAAAATTAGCCTGCATTTATTCCTAaataatgtattcaatttttgttttatagtaTTAGGAGTACTTGTCCCGGCtcattactttgattataaGAATTAAAGACTTCATCGGTAGCGATGAAATCATAGAGGCTCCACCCTTTATCGGAATTTTTATGGTTGtcacagaaaagaaaaaaaaaaatccaatctaatatttttttaaatataataattttcgaGAAAGAAAGATTAAtttcccttttaaaaaaacaaattgttattcgttcaaatttagtctctcttgaaaattttaaaccaaaaataaataaataaagtttttgtctgttctaaaaaaaattattttttaaatttcccatttataataaaaaacaaaaaacttttttaccaaaattgtcaaaaaggctcccttagaaaaaaaaaatcctgctgACGTCTCTGATAACGTCACCATTATATCATTTGGCTTCccacttgaaaataaattccacCACTGGTGGAcctcacataatatatatatatatatataaatgttttttcctaataaaaacattatttgaaaaaataaatattttttatgcaaaaacgttattaaaatacatcattCTGGTAAAAATAttcaccaaattaaaaaaataccatgtaCATCGCCACATTGGTAGTGCTGGAGGaatttttaccttttaatataattttttttgtcattctggcaaattatgtagcagaacacaaaactttatatttgatctttttttccaaaaaatttaattttttttgtcattctggCAAATTATTTAGCAgaacacaaaattttatatatgttatttttcccaaaaatttaatatttttatcaattcaatatttgaatatttttttcaaaagttaattttttgtgtataagtgtaaatttttatacttttttatacactTATTATATGTGTGTAAATTCGGAAagcaatcaatttttatttgctgTTACAACTACTTGGCAAATGTATAGGtacaaattaatacatataattttcgaagatttgacaattttgataataattttcgCAACAACGCAAgcatcatttttttggaaaatgttcTCTGTAtcaatgaaaaattttattacagAAGAGTGGGATTATGTTAAGCTAagttataagcaaaaaaaaatcgataagaactactgattaaataaaaatatcaaaatgtaatggtttattgtaaatatttattagtatgcACATATATTGAAGGTATGTCTAATccgtttatattataaaatattttctattaatgtaGTTCACCCATTTTTTTCTAGTCATTTATAGTTTTCTCTGTTATAACTCATTATGGACCttattattgatctcatttagaataatgtttttaatatatctaaattttgaaaaaaaatgtatatattttttatttagtccGTGTAGCTATGtttgttatgacgactaatgattttgtttatttttagtgttCCATCccttattacttattacttttataCTATACGCGTTTAGGTATGAAcgtgaaaaaaaagtagaatatctatttaaaaatgtaaggCTACGTTTATAAATATAGGAGACTGTTAAGGTTACCTTGTAACTTTGAACAACTGCATATAAgtcatttatgagtatttttcaatatgttttcTTTGAACAGGAGGAAAATACATCATatgagttatatttttgtaccatCAGTATAGcggaaaaattaataatatattaggaaTAAGTGAATATAATGTATTGAGCATGAAATGATCATGTGAAAGATCCTAATTTGTCacttatcttatatatttccataataataaagcaaagtttatctgtttgaatgtatgtttgaatggaaaaaagacctttttgatttaataaataacaatgtagtcatattaattaaatctcgCAGGTGTTTTGTATGAAGAATCGAGCGTGTGTAGCGATAACTCGACTAGgtagcgctctagagactataGTGCTCCCTGGCGCATTCGTTATAACgtcacattaatatttttttcgcaagcttttattattattcttgcattcttgagaagagaacatctatgtattgaaTAACTAGGTGTGTGTACACATAAAAAACGGTTAGTAACACTGAAGATCTctttgggagttatcttctatatttttaaggcaaagtttgtctgtttgacgATACGtaattactctgggcaatgccgggtactaccgttagtaataaatataa
The genomic region above belongs to Lepeophtheirus salmonis chromosome 8, UVic_Lsal_1.4, whole genome shotgun sequence and contains:
- the LOC121122482 gene encoding uncharacterized protein, which produces MNFEGFQDLIVRVASSWLKLAKKEIVEFDSISKYLQKSPFNSSKTAENEAAYQDLMDIRLKLYEVSCEIDQYHNSYMEFMHEVFDHPDLLDKITKDLLTEEKHLIHLELIIMEQVEDWEIDTGKYDQESMWTKMRRMVVDLPNGKTTTIAMSQEPQKRYWFGMCPISSTLGNMKWCSGCKIVGYIGKEEQKEDWSNHKKLCKVLTTLRNGKQHWLAEFSDKDSFSKELRKGLDRALNQYEIDMVNHPRRCIKCGSYEQDKLVNCQKCYCVAFCNAHVDAGKVSHEEHCQSLRTALDDHKFEVTVGHQVQNYSPYVETKSWKPLPNDIEKFFSDDISSLVSQKLPGYRDSELRYLTFLYTCPLTVLHALEETGTKSQAVEQMEHLTLHLVGSRIAEIRHLSGWEVIASRLPKLNSLDIIFIGDECERMEFPKLFSYKGKGLQIDERKGLKINYRFEANTLYHDYIKKNSFIEPDAVIALDCGFKFYPSWRESLPYMIRPGGAPLIFTEFNITDTKDNLTLLKNIVPNTRTVIEPRLNAYCSKRPVRCSDSTDNYVPYSVIYTNDYVCAVSL